One part of the Alistipes onderdonkii genome encodes these proteins:
- the pbpC gene encoding penicillin-binding protein 1C encodes MAKKPAKKRICFFAMLVVAMLAAGYCLFLPRTLFDEPFSATVWSRDGRLMSAKVASDGQWRFFPTDSVPEKFRVAITTYEDKRFYRHFGVDPLALGRAVRQNLAAGRITSGASTLTMQTIRLSRGGKPRTFREKFVEMVLATRLELRCCKDEILALYASHAPFGGNVVGLESAAWYYFGRSAAQLSWAECAMLAVLPNSPSLIHIRRNRERLREKRDGLLDRIWHDGRIDSLTCALAKQEHLPDAPEPMPMEAMYLLGKMREGSLRSTLDYDLQSRVNDLARRYNKRYRGNKINNMAIVVMDVGSGEVLAYVGNVYDPADRTEGTSVDVIPAPRSSGSVLKPLLYAAMLDNGTALPAMLFPDVPTYYRDFTPHNYNRTFDGAVPADRVVERSLNVPSVRMLDKYGKENFLALVRALGFGTIDRSAAHYGLSLILGGAEISLWDLTSAYMKLAAKLNGRQTIRTPHYDPDGGTAVDAGDIPLSRGAIWLMANSISHVARPEEEGEWQYFSSSKKIGWKTGTSYGNRDAWAVGMTPDYAVGVWVGNCTGEGRPLMTGVGYAAPVLFEVFGLLPKGEWFAEPVGDLEPAVVCRQSGYLASHICPDRDTVMIPRAAALGEVCPYHRIVNLSADLKYRVTADCYDPARIVRMPMFILPPAQEWYYRRQHPDYRPLPPLHPGLPGNRAENNPIDIIYPQPGRVLVAPRSLEGEQQSLVFTAVHRDRNAVLFWHIDDDYIGSTSFEHKVSVRPAPGKHRLTVIDEHGASQSVVFSCR; translated from the coding sequence ATGGCAAAAAAACCGGCTAAAAAGAGAATATGTTTTTTCGCGATGCTGGTCGTTGCCATGCTCGCCGCGGGGTATTGTTTGTTCCTGCCCCGGACGCTCTTCGACGAGCCTTTTTCGGCGACCGTGTGGAGCCGCGACGGCCGCCTGATGTCGGCCAAGGTCGCCTCCGACGGCCAGTGGCGTTTCTTTCCCACGGACAGCGTCCCCGAAAAGTTCCGGGTCGCCATCACGACCTACGAGGACAAACGTTTTTACCGCCATTTCGGGGTGGATCCGCTGGCGCTGGGGCGTGCCGTGCGGCAGAACCTTGCGGCCGGGCGGATCACGAGCGGGGCGAGTACGCTCACCATGCAGACCATCCGCCTGAGCCGCGGCGGGAAACCCCGCACGTTCCGGGAAAAGTTCGTCGAGATGGTGCTCGCCACGCGCCTCGAACTGCGTTGCTGCAAGGATGAAATCCTGGCCCTCTATGCTTCCCATGCGCCTTTCGGAGGCAACGTGGTCGGGCTGGAAAGTGCCGCGTGGTACTATTTCGGCCGCAGTGCGGCACAGCTTTCGTGGGCCGAATGCGCCATGCTCGCCGTACTGCCCAACTCTCCGTCGCTGATCCATATCCGCCGCAACCGCGAACGGCTGCGGGAGAAGCGTGACGGGCTGCTCGACCGGATTTGGCACGACGGCCGTATCGACTCGCTGACATGCGCCCTCGCAAAACAGGAGCATCTGCCCGACGCCCCCGAACCGATGCCGATGGAGGCGATGTACCTGCTGGGTAAAATGCGCGAAGGGTCGCTCCGCTCGACGCTCGACTACGACCTGCAAAGCCGGGTCAACGACCTCGCCCGGCGCTACAACAAGCGTTACCGGGGAAATAAGATCAACAACATGGCCATCGTCGTCATGGACGTGGGGAGCGGCGAAGTGCTCGCCTACGTAGGGAACGTGTACGACCCCGCCGACCGCACCGAGGGTACGAGCGTCGATGTGATTCCCGCCCCGCGCAGCAGCGGCAGCGTGCTCAAGCCCCTGCTCTATGCTGCGATGCTGGACAACGGGACGGCATTGCCTGCGATGCTTTTCCCCGACGTGCCGACCTATTACAGGGACTTCACACCCCACAATTACAACCGTACCTTCGACGGGGCGGTGCCTGCCGACCGGGTGGTCGAGCGTTCGCTCAACGTCCCTTCGGTGAGGATGCTCGACAAGTACGGGAAGGAGAACTTCCTTGCGCTGGTGCGTGCCCTGGGCTTCGGGACGATCGACCGGAGCGCCGCCCATTACGGGCTTTCGCTGATTCTGGGCGGCGCAGAGATTTCGTTGTGGGATCTGACCTCGGCCTACATGAAATTGGCGGCCAAACTCAACGGCCGGCAGACGATACGCACCCCGCATTACGACCCCGATGGCGGTACGGCGGTCGATGCCGGGGATATTCCCCTCTCACGGGGTGCGATATGGCTGATGGCCAATTCGATCAGCCACGTGGCCCGTCCCGAGGAGGAGGGCGAATGGCAGTATTTCTCGTCGTCGAAGAAGATCGGCTGGAAGACGGGTACCAGCTACGGCAACCGCGATGCGTGGGCTGTCGGCATGACCCCCGACTATGCCGTCGGGGTCTGGGTGGGGAACTGCACGGGCGAGGGACGCCCGCTGATGACGGGCGTGGGGTATGCCGCGCCTGTCCTGTTCGAGGTCTTCGGCCTGCTGCCCAAAGGGGAGTGGTTCGCGGAGCCCGTCGGCGACCTGGAACCCGCCGTGGTCTGCCGCCAGAGCGGCTATCTGGCGTCCCATATCTGCCCCGACCGCGATACGGTGATGATTCCCCGTGCGGCCGCCCTCGGGGAGGTGTGCCCCTACCACCGGATCGTCAACCTGAGCGCCGACCTGAAATACCGTGTGACGGCGGATTGCTATGACCCGGCCAGGATCGTCCGCATGCCGATGTTTATCCTCCCGCCTGCGCAGGAGTGGTATTACCGCCGGCAGCATCCCGACTACCGACCGCTGCCCCCGCTGCATCCCGGCCTGCCGGGTAACCGGGCCGAAAACAATCCCATCGACATCATCTACCCGCAGCCGGGGCGTGTGCTGGTCGCCCCGAGGTCGCTCGAAGGGGAACAGCAGAGCCTTGTCTTTACGGCCGTGCACCGCGACCGCAATGCCGTGCTGTTCTGGCATATCGACGACGACTATATCGGTTCGACCTCTTTCGAACATAAGGTCTCCGTCCGCCCGGCGCCGGGGAAGCACCGCCTGACCGTGATCGACGAACACGGCGCTTCGCAGAGCGTCGTGTTCAGTTGCCGCTGA
- a CDS encoding MFS transporter, which produces MDTQIKFREKVGYGLGDAASSMFWKLFGFYLLFFYTDIFGLPAAAVGTMFLITRFWDSFVDPVVGILADRTQSRRGKFRPYLLWFAVPFGMAGVLTFTTPGFGMAGKLVYAYITYGVMMMIYSLINVPYASLLGVISDNPKSRTALSSYRMIFAFGGSILALLTIEPLVGWFSRGSDPQTGWQAATAVLAAIAVAFFFCTYGWTRERVQPVHAERHPLREDLKDLLHNRPWWILLGAGIAALIFNSIRDGAAVYYFKYYVQAAAPAESTGTTLSLTTLFLVLGQAANIAGILLVTPVSNRIGKKNTYLGAMAAATVLSAAFWLPGARDIWAMMLLQVLISMCAGSIFPLLWSMYADIADYSELKTGRRATGLIFSSSSMSQKFGWTLGGALTGWLLGHYGFEANAVQGIAVQNGIRAMMSLLPAAGTILSVVFICCYPLGEKQVAETGRRLNALRTGHKRQDEGE; this is translated from the coding sequence ATGGATACACAAATCAAATTCCGCGAAAAGGTCGGCTACGGGCTCGGCGATGCCGCTTCCTCGATGTTCTGGAAACTTTTCGGGTTCTACCTGCTCTTCTTCTACACGGACATCTTCGGGCTCCCGGCCGCGGCCGTCGGCACGATGTTCCTCATCACCCGTTTCTGGGACTCGTTCGTCGATCCGGTCGTCGGGATACTGGCCGACCGGACACAAAGCCGCCGGGGGAAATTCAGGCCCTACCTGCTGTGGTTCGCCGTCCCCTTCGGCATGGCGGGCGTACTGACTTTCACTACTCCGGGCTTCGGGATGGCCGGGAAGCTGGTCTACGCCTATATTACCTACGGAGTGATGATGATGATCTACTCGCTCATCAACGTCCCCTACGCTTCGCTGCTGGGAGTCATCTCCGACAACCCCAAGTCCCGCACGGCACTCTCCTCCTACCGGATGATCTTCGCCTTCGGCGGCAGCATCCTGGCACTGCTGACCATCGAACCGCTGGTGGGATGGTTCAGCCGGGGCAGCGACCCGCAGACGGGCTGGCAGGCGGCCACGGCCGTACTGGCGGCGATAGCGGTCGCATTTTTCTTCTGTACGTACGGCTGGACACGCGAGCGGGTGCAACCCGTACATGCCGAACGCCATCCGTTGCGCGAAGACCTGAAAGACCTGTTGCACAACCGGCCGTGGTGGATCCTGCTCGGAGCCGGTATCGCAGCTCTCATCTTCAACTCGATCCGCGACGGGGCCGCCGTCTATTATTTCAAATACTATGTCCAGGCCGCAGCCCCCGCCGAAAGCACCGGCACGACGCTTTCGCTCACCACGCTCTTCCTCGTACTGGGGCAGGCCGCCAACATCGCGGGCATCCTGCTCGTGACACCCGTTTCGAACCGCATCGGCAAGAAAAACACCTATCTCGGAGCAATGGCGGCGGCAACGGTGCTGAGTGCTGCCTTCTGGCTTCCGGGTGCCCGCGACATCTGGGCCATGATGCTCCTGCAGGTGCTGATAAGCATGTGTGCGGGCAGCATCTTCCCGCTGCTGTGGTCGATGTACGCCGACATCGCGGACTACTCGGAACTGAAGACGGGACGCCGCGCCACGGGGCTGATCTTCTCCTCCTCGTCGATGTCCCAGAAATTCGGATGGACGCTCGGGGGTGCCCTGACAGGTTGGCTGCTGGGGCATTACGGTTTCGAAGCCAATGCCGTGCAGGGCATCGCGGTACAAAACGGCATACGTGCCATGATGAGCCTGCTGCCGGCGGCCGGGACGATTCTTTCGGTCGTGTTCATATGCTGCTATCCGCTGGGCGAGAAGCAGGTCGCGGAAACAGGACGCAGGCTGAACGCGCTGCGTACCGGGCACAAACGACAGGACGAGGGGGAATAG
- a CDS encoding alpha-2-macroglobulin family protein, whose amino-acid sequence MKTICHALFALSALLIASCSKQTSDIIEWSTNGVTGVRMPLHVTFVENVQVEESAMQDAISITPAVGFDAYLSGMRMIRIVPKSPLQYDTQYKVAIDAAKLTGRQHKGIAEFRFATPKLRFTYNDSWLQQNDEMTGYVLIGEIVSSDYADGSYMERNLKISGAAGTDVKWTHSEDGLTHQYTVGNIVPRGDEGYTLTLDFNYDEKQTLRVEVPRKDEYAVIDHSVNPEPLAIVVTFSEPIRQNQDLKNLIRFDTKFRTSVDKNRLYIYPEARPTGAHSVTIGRDVVSKNGQKLKESYSFTATLPSRTPSIRFTGKGSILPSSNDMSLLFEAVNYQKARVRVRKIFANNLLQFFQQNYYDDQYYSSMDYVSRVVRDTTIDLGARSSTRLDQGNTYSLDLSRLITDSRKSMYLLEIRGVDPLTPVDDEYDYDYYFGDYRTYKERSKVVVQSDIGLICKSSGSDQYVVYTTDLVSARPKGGCKVRAYDRQNQVLAEASTDSEGRAVLRTKDEPYIVTAEAGGDVTFVKVEPGTALSLSNFDVGGTANPKGIKGYIFGERGVWRPGDDIHLTFIVTSDNPLPESHPASLEFFNPNGQLVQSLVNNSSSDGIYTFSLGTTPASPTGLWRAKITFGGAQFEKSVRVDAIKPNRMKIELKLGDGQLVDAAHFTGSLTARWLHGAPAAEAKAVLQAQLSQTATRFKGYEGYSFDDASKYFGTEEREIVTGTTDAQGSLSLSTDELSSLEGLSPGMLSGKFTVKVFEKSGDFSVDQQVATVSPYDTYFGIGVATQKSDWGDEYLDSRKEHIIKVVMLDAKGKPEPGSENVLVSVYKMDSYWWWDASTPNSQAHYAKNALNSNYKTLQATLSNGTGQATMRWSTGDYGYYMIRVTSPNRAHSATRIVCVSSSDWRGDVTSVPDAATRLALTRDKAKYVPGDKARVTIPSSPGARALVGIESGSVVRESFWVECTGKQTDIEIPVKEGMAPNIYVSVTLVQPHNSTLNDAPIRLFGVTRLDVEDATRRLTPVVEMPETVKPESEVTIKVREKNGRKMSYVLALVDEGLLGLTRFKTPDPYGYFNATEALGVRTWDMFDYVIGAYGGRIEQMFAIGGDAEQPNTGALKAQRFKPVVRFIDAQKLGAGKTNTHKITLPPYFGEVRVMVVASNGRAFGAAEKDVAVKKPLLVQATMPRVVSTDEEVEVPVTVFALEDGVGKVDVKIAANESFSTVGPSSKSITLGRSGEEVVSFRLKVNTRTGIGKVRVTATSSGDSSASEIELDVREPNPYVTLSKDYVIDPGKTAEIRPLKENGEAKLELSSIPPLDLSRRLEYLVRYPHGCIEQITSGAFPQLYLPSVVECDANMLQDIDRNVKSVLSRLGSYQLSDGAFAYWSGNTSGSEWGTVYATHFLIEAAKHGYGVDRAMLDRALKYLRGNPSDYYLTQAYTQYVLALNGTPTRGAMNQLREKAASLSSDAKWLLAAAYALDGNRKVAEGLISLCGDNAEKANSYDGTYNSDERRMSISLMTLTILGRREEAFRMALKMSDILKKDRWLSTQSTAWMLSTLSNFAVAGQTGIDATAGREIVKTDKSIESMPLAAPTEVRNNGSGSLYAVVSQSYTPGKGEETEAANGIRIDVRYTNMDGAAIDPASIRVSTDFYAIVTVSNKSGYERYADLALTHIFPAGWEITSERDLSSLTYQDIRDDRVLSYFDLSRGESKEIPVKLTATYKGRYYLPSVYCEAMYDNAVRALKKGQWVEVVD is encoded by the coding sequence ATGAAAACAATATGCCATGCTTTGTTTGCGCTGTCCGCCCTGCTCATCGCCTCGTGCAGCAAGCAGACGTCCGACATCATCGAATGGTCGACCAACGGAGTGACGGGCGTCAGGATGCCTCTCCACGTGACGTTCGTCGAAAACGTACAAGTCGAGGAAAGCGCCATGCAGGATGCCATATCAATCACCCCGGCCGTCGGTTTCGACGCCTACCTGTCGGGGATGCGCATGATCCGCATCGTCCCCAAATCCCCGCTGCAATACGACACGCAGTACAAGGTGGCCATCGACGCCGCGAAACTCACCGGCCGGCAGCACAAGGGCATCGCGGAGTTCAGGTTTGCGACCCCCAAACTGCGGTTTACCTACAACGACAGCTGGCTGCAGCAGAACGACGAGATGACCGGCTATGTGCTCATCGGCGAGATCGTCTCGTCGGACTATGCCGACGGCAGCTACATGGAACGGAACCTCAAAATAAGCGGCGCGGCGGGTACCGACGTCAAATGGACGCATTCGGAAGACGGGCTCACGCACCAATACACCGTGGGCAACATCGTCCCCCGGGGCGATGAGGGCTATACGCTGACGCTCGATTTCAATTACGACGAAAAGCAAACCCTCCGGGTGGAAGTCCCCCGCAAGGACGAATACGCGGTCATCGACCACAGCGTAAATCCGGAACCGCTCGCCATCGTGGTCACCTTCTCCGAACCCATCCGGCAGAACCAGGATCTGAAAAACCTGATCCGCTTCGACACCAAGTTCCGGACTTCGGTCGACAAAAACAGGCTCTACATCTATCCCGAAGCACGCCCCACGGGAGCGCATAGTGTCACGATCGGCCGCGACGTAGTGAGCAAGAACGGGCAGAAGCTCAAGGAGAGCTATTCGTTCACGGCTACGCTGCCGTCGCGCACCCCCTCGATCCGCTTCACGGGCAAAGGCTCGATCCTTCCCTCGTCGAACGACATGTCGCTGCTGTTCGAGGCGGTGAACTATCAGAAAGCCCGGGTGCGGGTACGAAAGATATTCGCCAACAACCTGCTGCAATTCTTCCAGCAGAACTACTACGACGACCAGTACTATTCATCCATGGATTACGTGTCGCGCGTCGTCCGCGACACGACCATTGACCTGGGGGCCAGGTCTTCGACCAGGCTCGACCAGGGCAATACCTATTCGCTCGACCTGAGCCGCCTGATCACCGACAGCCGCAAGTCGATGTACCTGCTCGAAATCCGGGGTGTCGACCCGCTTACGCCCGTCGACGACGAATACGACTACGACTATTATTTCGGGGATTACAGGACTTACAAGGAGCGGTCGAAAGTGGTCGTGCAGTCCGACATCGGCCTCATCTGCAAGAGCAGCGGCAGCGACCAGTACGTCGTCTACACGACCGACCTGGTCTCCGCCCGCCCCAAAGGGGGCTGCAAAGTCAGGGCCTACGACCGGCAGAACCAGGTGCTGGCCGAAGCGAGCACCGATTCCGAAGGGCGGGCCGTGCTGAGGACGAAGGACGAGCCTTACATCGTCACGGCCGAAGCCGGAGGGGACGTCACCTTCGTGAAGGTAGAACCGGGCACAGCCCTGTCGCTGAGTAATTTCGACGTGGGCGGCACGGCAAATCCCAAGGGGATAAAAGGCTATATCTTCGGCGAACGCGGCGTATGGCGCCCGGGCGACGACATACACCTCACGTTCATCGTCACCTCGGACAATCCGCTGCCCGAAAGCCACCCGGCATCGCTGGAATTCTTCAACCCGAACGGGCAGTTGGTGCAGTCGCTCGTGAACAACAGCTCCTCGGACGGCATCTACACGTTCAGCCTGGGGACGACGCCGGCGTCGCCGACAGGGCTATGGCGGGCCAAGATCACCTTCGGCGGCGCACAGTTCGAAAAATCCGTCCGGGTGGACGCGATCAAGCCCAACCGGATGAAAATCGAGCTGAAACTCGGGGACGGGCAACTGGTCGACGCCGCGCATTTCACGGGCAGCCTGACCGCCCGGTGGCTGCACGGCGCCCCTGCGGCCGAAGCCAAGGCGGTGCTCCAGGCGCAGTTGTCACAGACCGCCACTCGCTTCAAGGGCTACGAGGGCTATTCGTTCGACGACGCCTCGAAATACTTTGGCACCGAGGAGCGGGAAATCGTCACCGGCACCACCGACGCCCAGGGGTCGCTGTCGCTCTCGACCGACGAACTCTCCTCGCTGGAAGGGCTGAGCCCCGGTATGCTGAGCGGCAAATTCACGGTGAAGGTCTTCGAAAAGAGCGGCGACTTCAGCGTCGACCAGCAGGTCGCGACCGTATCGCCCTATGACACCTATTTCGGGATCGGGGTCGCCACCCAGAAAAGCGACTGGGGCGACGAATACCTCGACAGCAGGAAGGAGCATATCATAAAGGTCGTGATGCTCGACGCCAAGGGCAAGCCCGAACCCGGCAGTGAAAACGTGCTCGTATCGGTCTACAAAATGGATTCCTACTGGTGGTGGGACGCCTCAACGCCCAATTCCCAGGCGCACTACGCCAAAAATGCGCTCAACTCGAATTACAAGACCCTCCAGGCAACCCTTTCGAACGGCACGGGGCAGGCCACGATGCGCTGGAGCACGGGCGATTACGGCTATTACATGATCCGCGTCACGAGCCCGAACCGGGCACACTCGGCGACCCGGATCGTATGCGTATCCTCGTCCGATTGGCGGGGCGACGTCACTTCGGTGCCGGATGCCGCCACGCGGCTCGCCCTCACCCGCGACAAGGCCAAATACGTCCCGGGGGACAAGGCCAGGGTCACCATCCCCTCGTCGCCGGGCGCACGGGCGCTGGTCGGCATCGAAAGCGGCAGCGTCGTGCGGGAAAGCTTCTGGGTGGAGTGCACCGGCAAGCAAACCGACATCGAGATCCCCGTCAAGGAGGGGATGGCCCCCAACATCTATGTCTCGGTAACGCTCGTCCAGCCCCATAACTCGACGCTCAACGACGCACCGATCCGCCTGTTCGGCGTGACGCGGCTCGACGTCGAGGACGCCACGCGAAGGCTCACCCCCGTGGTCGAGATGCCCGAAACGGTAAAACCCGAATCGGAGGTGACGATAAAAGTCCGGGAGAAAAACGGCCGGAAAATGAGCTACGTGCTGGCGCTCGTCGACGAGGGGCTGCTGGGACTGACGCGCTTCAAAACCCCCGACCCTTACGGTTATTTCAACGCGACCGAGGCACTGGGCGTCCGCACGTGGGACATGTTCGACTATGTCATCGGCGCCTATGGCGGCAGGATCGAACAGATGTTCGCCATCGGCGGCGACGCCGAGCAGCCCAACACGGGGGCGCTCAAGGCACAGCGGTTCAAGCCCGTCGTACGGTTCATCGACGCACAGAAGCTGGGAGCCGGGAAGACGAACACGCACAAAATCACGCTCCCGCCCTACTTCGGCGAGGTTCGGGTGATGGTGGTCGCCTCGAACGGCCGGGCATTCGGCGCCGCGGAAAAGGATGTCGCAGTGAAAAAACCGCTGCTGGTGCAGGCCACCATGCCCCGCGTAGTTTCCACCGACGAGGAAGTCGAGGTGCCGGTCACGGTCTTCGCCCTCGAAGACGGGGTCGGGAAAGTCGACGTAAAGATCGCCGCGAACGAATCGTTCTCGACCGTCGGGCCGTCCAGCAAGAGCATCACGCTCGGCCGGAGCGGCGAGGAGGTCGTATCGTTCCGCCTGAAGGTCAACACCAGAACCGGCATCGGAAAGGTGCGGGTCACGGCTACGTCGTCGGGCGACAGCTCCGCGTCGGAAATCGAACTGGACGTCCGGGAGCCGAACCCCTATGTGACCCTGTCGAAGGACTATGTCATCGACCCGGGCAAGACGGCCGAGATAAGGCCCCTCAAGGAGAACGGCGAGGCCAAGCTGGAACTTTCGTCGATCCCGCCCTTAGACCTTTCGCGGCGCCTCGAATACCTGGTGAGGTATCCCCACGGCTGCATCGAGCAGATCACCTCGGGCGCCTTCCCGCAGCTCTACCTGCCCTCGGTCGTGGAGTGCGACGCGAACATGCTGCAGGACATCGACCGCAACGTCAAGAGCGTGCTTTCACGCCTGGGCAGCTACCAGCTCTCCGACGGCGCATTCGCCTACTGGAGCGGCAACACGTCGGGTTCGGAATGGGGGACGGTCTATGCGACGCACTTCCTGATCGAGGCTGCGAAACACGGCTACGGCGTGGACAGGGCGATGCTCGACCGGGCGCTCAAATACCTGCGCGGCAACCCCTCGGACTACTACCTGACCCAGGCCTATACCCAGTATGTGCTGGCGCTGAACGGGACTCCGACCCGGGGTGCCATGAACCAGCTCCGGGAAAAGGCCGCCTCGCTGAGTAGCGACGCCAAGTGGCTGCTGGCGGCGGCATACGCTTTGGACGGCAACAGGAAAGTCGCCGAAGGGCTGATCTCGCTCTGCGGGGACAACGCGGAAAAGGCCAACTCCTACGACGGCACCTACAACAGCGACGAACGCCGGATGTCGATCTCGCTCATGACGCTCACGATACTCGGACGCCGCGAAGAGGCTTTCCGCATGGCGCTGAAGATGTCGGACATCCTCAAGAAGGACAGGTGGCTCAGCACCCAGTCGACGGCATGGATGCTCAGCACCCTTTCCAATTTCGCCGTAGCGGGACAGACCGGCATCGACGCCACAGCGGGCAGGGAGATCGTCAAGACCGACAAATCCATCGAGAGCATGCCCCTGGCCGCACCGACTGAGGTGAGGAACAACGGTTCGGGCAGCCTGTACGCGGTCGTCAGCCAGAGTTATACCCCCGGCAAGGGCGAGGAGACCGAAGCTGCGAACGGCATCCGGATCGACGTTCGTTACACGAATATGGACGGTGCCGCCATCGACCCTGCCTCGATCCGGGTATCGACCGATTTCTACGCCATCGTGACCGTTTCGAACAAGAGCGGCTACGAACGGTACGCCGACCTTGCGCTGACCCACATCTTCCCGGCAGGATGGGAGATCACCTCCGAACGGGACTTGTCGTCGCTCACCTACCAGGATATCCGCGACGACCGGGTGCTGAGCTACTTCGACCTGAGCAGGGGCGAAAGCAAGGAGATCCCCGTCAAGCTGACGGCAACCTACAAGGGGCGCTACTACCTGCCTTCGGTCTACTGCGAGGCGATGTACGACAACGCCGTCCGCGCCCTGAAAAAGGGACAGTGGGTCGAGGTGGTCGATTAA
- a CDS encoding 2-isopropylmalate synthase, whose amino-acid sequence MCEKLFIFDTTLRDGEQVPGCQLNTTEKIEVAKLLESLGVDVIEAGFPISSPGDFNSVLEISKAVSAPTICALTRAVKKDIDVAADALRLARHKRIHTGIGVSPQHIYDKLRSTPEKILEQAVEAVKYAKSYVEDVEFYAEDAGRADPQYLARVVEAAIAAGATVVNIPDTTGYCLPHEYGAKIKYLVDHVSNIDKAIISTHCHNDLGMATANTLSGILNGARQAEVTINGIGERAGNTSLEEVVMTLRCHKEIAVDTGIDARLITKASHLVSSLMNMPVQPNKAIVGRNAFAHSSGIHQDGVLKDRQTYEIIDPQDIGLNESVIALTARSGRAALVHRLELLGYDLTQEELDDTYGKFLELADKKKEIHDYDLLYLVGDIDRMKQQSVSLKFLQVTTGTLVPTATVVLKFGDHERMAIATGNGPVDAAVSAIKTLINEKVVLMEFLMQAITKGSNDVGRVHVQVQCGSRTVHGFAAHTDTTRASIEAFLDALRVLNVTERKEKEE is encoded by the coding sequence ATGTGCGAGAAACTGTTTATTTTCGACACCACGCTCCGTGATGGCGAGCAGGTGCCGGGCTGCCAATTGAACACCACCGAGAAGATCGAAGTCGCCAAGTTGCTGGAAAGCCTCGGCGTGGACGTCATCGAAGCGGGGTTCCCGATTTCCAGCCCCGGAGACTTCAACTCCGTACTCGAGATTTCGAAGGCCGTTTCGGCCCCGACGATTTGTGCGCTGACCCGCGCCGTGAAAAAAGACATCGACGTCGCCGCCGATGCCCTGCGACTGGCCAGACACAAACGCATCCACACGGGTATAGGCGTTTCGCCCCAGCACATTTACGACAAACTGCGCTCGACGCCCGAGAAAATCCTCGAACAGGCCGTCGAAGCCGTGAAATACGCCAAAAGCTATGTCGAGGACGTGGAGTTCTACGCCGAAGACGCCGGGCGCGCCGATCCTCAATACCTCGCCCGCGTGGTCGAGGCCGCCATTGCGGCCGGGGCTACGGTGGTCAACATTCCCGACACCACGGGCTACTGCCTGCCCCACGAATACGGCGCGAAGATCAAATACCTGGTCGACCACGTATCCAACATCGACAAGGCGATCATCTCGACCCACTGCCACAACGACCTGGGCATGGCTACGGCCAACACCCTGAGCGGCATCCTCAACGGTGCGCGACAGGCCGAGGTGACGATCAACGGCATCGGCGAACGCGCGGGCAACACCTCGCTCGAAGAGGTGGTGATGACGCTGCGCTGCCACAAGGAGATCGCCGTCGACACCGGCATCGACGCACGCCTGATCACCAAAGCCTCGCACCTGGTGTCGAGCCTGATGAACATGCCCGTGCAGCCCAACAAGGCGATCGTCGGCCGCAACGCCTTCGCCCACTCGTCGGGCATCCACCAGGACGGCGTGCTGAAAGACCGCCAGACCTACGAGATCATCGACCCGCAGGACATCGGCCTCAACGAGTCGGTCATCGCCCTGACGGCCCGCAGCGGCCGCGCGGCGCTCGTACACAGGCTCGAACTGCTCGGCTACGACCTCACGCAGGAAGAGCTGGACGACACATACGGCAAGTTCCTCGAGCTTGCCGACAAGAAAAAGGAGATCCACGACTACGACCTGCTATATCTGGTGGGCGACATCGACCGCATGAAACAGCAGTCCGTATCGCTCAAATTCCTGCAGGTGACCACCGGCACGCTCGTCCCGACGGCGACCGTGGTGCTGAAGTTCGGCGACCACGAGCGCATGGCCATCGCCACAGGCAACGGCCCGGTGGATGCCGCCGTGTCGGCGATCAAGACCCTGATCAACGAGAAGGTCGTGCTCATGGAGTTCCTCATGCAGGCCATCACCAAAGGTTCGAACGACGTGGGGCGCGTACACGTACAGGTACAGTGCGGCAGCCGCACCGTCCACGGCTTCGCCGCGCACACCGACACCACACGGGCGTCGATCGAGGCGTTCCTCGACGCGCTGCGCGTACTGAACGTAACCGAACGCAAGGAAAAGGAGGAGTAA